A single window of Cytobacillus dafuensis DNA harbors:
- the bshB2 gene encoding bacillithiol biosynthesis deacetylase BshB2, with protein sequence MEKERHVLVVFPHPDDEAFGVSGTIASYTQNGTPVTYACLTLGEMGRNMGNPPFATRESLSHIRKKELQDAANILGITDLRMLGYRDKTVEFENEEVLASHMSAIIKDVNPSLVITFYPGYSVHPDHDACGAAVIRAVKEMPAENRPKVHCVAFSHNCEEEIGQADIVNHVAAYANQKLAAIKAHVSQTQLMVSQTAINLENQDPEVIARFHYERFWTYPF encoded by the coding sequence ATGGAAAAAGAAAGACATGTTCTTGTTGTATTCCCTCATCCCGATGATGAGGCATTTGGTGTATCAGGAACGATTGCTTCCTATACCCAAAACGGGACACCTGTTACCTATGCCTGTCTAACGTTGGGAGAAATGGGACGAAATATGGGAAATCCTCCTTTTGCTACAAGGGAGTCATTATCCCATATTCGCAAAAAGGAATTACAGGATGCAGCAAATATCCTCGGAATCACTGATTTAAGAATGCTTGGCTATCGTGATAAAACGGTGGAATTTGAGAATGAGGAAGTATTAGCTAGCCATATGAGCGCCATCATTAAGGATGTGAATCCTTCCTTAGTTATTACCTTCTACCCTGGATACTCCGTGCATCCCGACCATGATGCCTGCGGAGCAGCCGTGATTCGAGCTGTCAAAGAGATGCCAGCAGAAAACCGGCCCAAGGTTCATTGTGTTGCCTTTTCCCATAACTGTGAGGAGGAAATTGGCCAAGCAGATATCGTCAATCATGTAGCTGCTTATGCCAATCAAAAACTTGCCGCAATCAAAGCGCATGTATCCCAAACGCAGCTTATGGTAAGTCAGACGGCGATAAATTTAGAGAATCAAGATCCGGAAGTAATAGCGCGGTTTCATTATGAAAGGTTTTGGACCTATCCGTTCTAA
- a CDS encoding rhodanese-like domain-containing protein produces the protein MKGFGPIRSKLKLGSVFDEKFFFFILIASLLAGCSSNASYENVSIDEAKELIDANKVTVIDVRSEDEFYEGHIPGAKLIPLPELEDRLDELDKDQHYLIICRSGNRSAQASEILIENGFKHVSNVEKGMNEWKYEIE, from the coding sequence ATGAAAGGTTTTGGACCTATCCGTTCTAAGTTAAAGCTTGGGAGTGTGTTCGATGAAAAGTTTTTCTTCTTCATTCTCATAGCTAGTCTTTTAGCTGGATGCAGTTCAAATGCTTCTTATGAAAATGTAAGCATCGATGAAGCAAAAGAATTAATTGATGCAAATAAAGTTACTGTCATTGATGTTCGTTCAGAAGATGAGTTTTATGAAGGGCATATCCCAGGAGCTAAATTGATTCCCCTCCCTGAATTAGAGGACCGATTGGATGAGCTTGATAAGGATCAACACTATTTAATCATTTGCAGAAGCGGAAATCGCTCCGCACAGGCAAGTGAAATTCTTATCGAAAACGGCTTTAAGCATGTCTCTAATGTCGAAAAAGGGATGAATGAATGGAAATATGAAATAGAATAA
- a CDS encoding SRPBCC family protein: protein MADFRSSVIIHKPVKAVFDYITSMENTSEIMPNVVKMEKLTEGPIGKGTKFKETRSVRGNTVNADIEMVEYEQDKLFKTRSDSNGLIVEYTYIFHEIEEGTQVELDASVKTSGLRMKLTKHFIVKMIKREDGFQLEYLKEMLEDGKSEDE, encoded by the coding sequence ATGGCGGATTTTCGTTCAAGTGTGATTATTCATAAACCGGTCAAGGCAGTATTTGATTATATTACCAGCATGGAGAATACATCAGAAATAATGCCGAATGTAGTCAAAATGGAAAAGCTGACTGAAGGACCAATTGGCAAAGGAACAAAGTTTAAAGAAACAAGATCAGTAAGAGGAAATACTGTAAATGCTGATATCGAAATGGTGGAATATGAACAAGATAAATTATTTAAAACCCGGAGCGATTCAAATGGTTTGATTGTGGAGTATACATACATCTTCCATGAAATAGAAGAAGGAACACAGGTAGAATTAGACGCATCTGTGAAGACAAGCGGGTTAAGAATGAAATTAACAAAACACTTTATTGTCAAGATGATCAAAAGGGAAGACGGCTTTCAGCTTGAATATTTAAAGGAAATGCTTGAAGATGGGAAAAGTGAGGATGAGTGA
- a CDS encoding Crp/Fnr family transcriptional regulator, with amino-acid sequence MNSHAAIQKSDLENFLGKIEIFKNLPKQTIRLMDKRIVKKSFKKGEQVFSEYEKAEGIYFVHSGIVKMTKQDDQGNEVITCIKKKGEIFAEVCLFKKEGACYPATATMIQEGEVYFLNSEDLEQELMVSPEMAVQMIRYMSDQLRDLTVILRDVALLDVYMKTIRTLDRLAEKFGASHSNRMFIELPITVQEFSTLVGASRESVSRVFSKLKRDGIIEIRGKTIVISDWSKFCSLYHKL; translated from the coding sequence ATTTTTTAGGGAAAATTGAGATTTTTAAAAATCTCCCAAAGCAAACAATCCGGTTAATGGATAAGAGAATTGTCAAAAAAAGCTTTAAAAAGGGAGAGCAGGTCTTTTCGGAATATGAAAAGGCAGAAGGAATATACTTTGTTCATTCCGGCATAGTGAAGATGACAAAGCAGGATGATCAAGGAAACGAAGTAATTACTTGTATAAAGAAAAAGGGAGAAATATTCGCAGAGGTATGCCTCTTTAAAAAAGAGGGGGCGTGTTATCCTGCAACTGCCACAATGATTCAAGAAGGAGAAGTTTACTTCTTAAACTCGGAGGATTTGGAGCAGGAGCTAATGGTCTCTCCAGAAATGGCTGTTCAAATGATCCGTTATATGAGTGATCAACTGCGAGATTTAACAGTGATATTAAGGGATGTAGCTCTTTTAGATGTTTACATGAAAACGATTCGGACATTAGATCGACTAGCAGAAAAATTTGGTGCGAGCCACAGCAATCGGATGTTCATTGAGCTGCCTATTACCGTTCAGGAGTTCTCAACATTGGTCGGAGCCTCTCGGGAAAGCGTAAGTCGAGTATTCTCAAAGCTAAAAAGGGATGGAATTATTGAAATTAGAGGGAAGACGATTGTTATTTCAGATTGGAGCAAATTTTGTTCCCTATATCATAAGCTTTAA